The Deltaproteobacteria bacterium genome contains a region encoding:
- a CDS encoding ABC transporter substrate-binding protein — translation MARNKAPLKSMVIVVSLLIGLGFCLSPASARAEINELRIGIGIDADTLNPQEQTTSLFMNICYLIHDFLFYQAADGTLQPRLAESYSVSKDGLTYTVRLRKDVTFSDGTPFDAKAMKLTFDRALDPKLRVPLRFLIGMVKSVSIADKYTIKIHLKYPYAPMAATLSAHVLLPISPAAIKKYGQDVRQHPVGAGPYVLKEWVKGDKIVLERNEHYWGKRPTVKRLVFKVVPETSTREAMLRSGELDICYKPSPANVAALKADPGITVEMPLDTRTIFMGMNCQKGPTRNKLVRQALNYAVDKKAIVKKILFDTGVPMDGPTSPLLFGYHKMAHQYDYNPEKAKELLKKANFDFNQTLHMRTPNGRYNFDKQVSEAIQAYFQAIGIKTELRTYDWPTYVAGLLKPIEQSELELFLLGWGPMILDADMALYGQFHSSVNPPKGLGSSFYTNAEFDDLLEKTRREQDPQKRLALFKRASEIVWDDCPWLWLHVEKFVIAYRSDLTNLLVTNTEMFFPTYMKKK, via the coding sequence ATGGCGAGGAACAAGGCACCCCTGAAAAGCATGGTGATAGTGGTTTCCCTGCTCATTGGGCTGGGATTCTGTCTCTCCCCGGCTTCAGCCCGGGCCGAAATCAATGAACTCCGAATCGGGATCGGGATCGATGCCGACACCCTGAATCCCCAGGAACAGACCACTTCCCTTTTCATGAACATCTGCTACCTCATCCACGACTTCCTGTTCTACCAGGCGGCGGACGGGACCTTGCAGCCCAGGTTGGCGGAGAGTTACTCAGTATCGAAGGACGGTCTCACTTACACCGTTCGTCTGCGCAAGGACGTGACATTCAGTGACGGGACCCCCTTTGATGCCAAGGCCATGAAACTGACCTTTGACCGTGCCTTGGACCCCAAGTTGAGAGTACCCCTGCGTTTCCTGATCGGCATGGTCAAGTCGGTCTCGATTGCGGACAAATATACCATCAAAATCCACCTCAAGTACCCCTATGCCCCCATGGCAGCCACCCTTTCGGCCCACGTTCTCCTTCCCATCTCTCCTGCGGCCATAAAAAAATACGGCCAGGACGTACGCCAGCATCCGGTCGGAGCCGGCCCTTACGTGCTGAAGGAATGGGTGAAAGGAGACAAAATAGTTCTGGAGCGAAACGAGCATTACTGGGGCAAGCGACCCACCGTGAAAAGACTGGTCTTCAAGGTCGTCCCCGAGACATCCACCCGGGAGGCCATGCTCAGGAGCGGCGAACTGGATATATGTTACAAGCCTTCCCCCGCCAATGTGGCGGCCCTCAAGGCCGATCCCGGCATCACGGTGGAGATGCCCTTGGACACCCGTACCATCTTCATGGGCATGAACTGCCAAAAGGGCCCGACCCGGAACAAGCTTGTACGCCAGGCTTTGAATTATGCCGTGGACAAGAAGGCCATTGTAAAGAAAATTCTCTTCGACACCGGCGTGCCCATGGACGGACCCACCTCTCCCCTCCTCTTCGGTTATCACAAAATGGCCCACCAGTACGATTACAACCCCGAAAAGGCTAAGGAACTCCTGAAGAAGGCCAACTTTGATTTCAATCAGACCCTCCACATGCGGACCCCCAACGGGCGTTACAACTTCGACAAACAGGTCTCCGAGGCCATCCAGGCCTATTTCCAGGCAATCGGCATCAAAACGGAACTCAGGACTTATGACTGGCCGACTTACGTTGCCGGCCTGCTCAAGCCCATCGAACAAAGCGAACTGGAACTCTTTCTGTTGGGGTGGGGGCCCATGATCCTGGACGCTGATATGGCCCTTTACGGGCAATTCCATTCCAGTGTCAATCCTCCCAAGGGTCTCGGCTCATCTTTTTACACTAACGCCGAATTCGATGATCTGCTCGAGAAGACCAGGAGGGAACAAGACCCGCAAAAACGGCTGGCCCTTTTCAAGAGGGCCTCTGAGATTGTTTGGGATGATTGCCCCTGGCTGTGGCTCCACGTGGAAAAATTCGTCATCGCTTACAGAAGCGACCTGACCAATCTCCTGGTCACCAACACGGAGATGTTCTTCCCGACTTACATGAAGAAAAAGTAA
- a CDS encoding amidohydrolase family protein has protein sequence MKWAFVNGRIIVGDGRLFERGTVLVEGERITKVTEGNTPPIPGDAEIVSLEGRTLMPGFIDCHVHLCLDAGPDPVGSCLTDPLPIIVLKAADAARRTLMAGVTTVRDLGGKAGIDIQIKRAITSGLIQGPRMLVSGQMICMTGGHGWQVGREADGPDEVRKAAREQIKSGADIVKLMATGGVMTEGVEPGSPQLSEEELRAGVREAHKAGKKTATHAMGTEGILNALRAGIDSIEHGVYLDEEALTIMAERNVPFIPTVSALYNIETKGTEAGIPDFAVEKTLRVKPHHLQSVRMAREAGVSIAMGTDAGTPFNRHGENLGELERLVESGFSPMEAIEAGTRVAAGVLGLDDILGTIEEGKLADLIVVEGNPLEDVSILRQREALVHVIKGGKAAEKSPK, from the coding sequence ATGAAATGGGCCTTTGTAAACGGCCGGATCATCGTGGGGGATGGCCGGCTTTTTGAGCGCGGAACCGTGCTGGTGGAAGGAGAAAGGATCACGAAAGTTACAGAAGGGAATACACCACCTATTCCCGGAGATGCAGAGATTGTTTCCCTGGAGGGACGGACCCTGATGCCCGGGTTCATTGATTGCCATGTCCATCTGTGCCTCGACGCAGGACCCGACCCGGTCGGATCCTGCCTGACCGATCCCCTGCCCATCATCGTGCTAAAGGCCGCGGATGCCGCCCGAAGGACCCTGATGGCCGGAGTCACCACGGTACGGGACCTCGGAGGAAAGGCAGGGATAGATATCCAGATCAAGCGGGCCATCACATCCGGACTGATCCAGGGCCCCCGCATGCTGGTGAGCGGACAGATGATCTGCATGACAGGGGGGCACGGATGGCAGGTAGGACGTGAAGCCGACGGCCCGGATGAAGTCCGGAAGGCGGCCCGGGAGCAGATCAAGAGCGGAGCAGACATTGTCAAGCTTATGGCTACCGGGGGAGTCATGACAGAAGGAGTGGAACCGGGGAGTCCTCAACTTTCGGAAGAAGAACTCCGGGCAGGCGTCCGGGAGGCCCACAAGGCGGGGAAGAAAACAGCCACCCATGCCATGGGGACTGAAGGCATTCTTAATGCTCTGCGGGCGGGAATCGACAGTATAGAACACGGCGTCTACCTCGACGAGGAGGCCCTGACCATAATGGCCGAACGAAACGTTCCCTTCATTCCCACCGTATCCGCCCTGTACAATATCGAAACCAAGGGGACCGAGGCGGGCATTCCGGACTTCGCGGTGGAAAAGACCTTGAGAGTCAAACCTCATCACCTTCAAAGCGTCAGAATGGCCAGAGAGGCCGGTGTTTCCATTGCCATGGGCACCGATGCCGGCACACCCTTCAACCGCCACGGTGAAAACTTAGGCGAACTGGAGCGGCTCGTGGAGTCAGGTTTTTCACCCATGGAAGCCATCGAGGCCGGAACCCGCGTAGCGGCGGGGGTCTTGGGGCTCGATGATATCCTGGGCACCATTGAAGAGGGCAAACTGGCCGACCTGATCGTGGTCGAGGGAAACCCCTTGGAGGATGTGAGCATTCTCCGGCAAAGGGAGGCTCTTGTCCATGTGATCAAGGGAGGAAAAGCGGCCGAGAAAAGCCCGAAGTAA